The nucleotide window GCCACAGCCCCACGGGTTTCTGCCAGCCGGGGTGGGACCCGGGCTGGGAGCATCACTCCACGGCCTCACAGCACTGCTCCTGGAGGGAATGACCCGAAACAGGGTGTTTTGGGGGCGATTTCTGAGCAGAGCAGCGTTTGAGTCTGTTATTTTTGACACCTGCACACAAACTGCTCACGGTCTGGCAGCAAATGTCCTGCTGGCTGCCCGCAGAGCACAGGACCTGGGTTTATAGGATCCTGAAATTGTCAGGTCTGCCCTTGTGCCCAGCTGAGGCTGCCTTCCTTCAACCAGGGCTCTCTGCAAGCGAGAACTGCTCGTCCTGAGGGGCTCTGATGTGCTTGTGCCAAGTGCATCGTGTGCTGCAAGCTGTGTGCTTGAGCCGTGCTGATTTGTTTTGTGGTGTCCGTGCTACGGATGCCACCTTAGGGGACGTGGCAGAGGCTGGCACCGTGTAAGCAGGGCACTaaagggcagcagctcctcacctTGCCCCAAAAGCAAGGGCTTCCTGAAAGACCCCAGCTTTCAGGGCTTCTTGAAAGACCTCTGGGGGTCTGGAGGAGAGGCAGCGGTGACAAGGGAACAAAGGGACTGGAGTCAGGGTTGGGGACGTGGCCCCCCTGGATAAAATGGGAAGGATTAAAGGGGCTGTGGGTGCACACATGGAGTGGCCAAgtgctccccttccctccctggggGACGGGGGAGACGGAGACCAGAGCAACAAACAGACTCAGACAGGTACCTTGTTCAGAatgttcttaattttaatttattttccttaatttttataaaatacatcttGTAAGATAAGTCTTTAAAAACTTGCTCCTTTTTATTGCTTGTTAGCAAGTTGAAATTCTAGATCAGAAACGAAGGAAACACTTTCAGTTGATTAACGCTCtttttgtgtgcttgtgtgtgtgtgtgcgtgcgtgtgtgtgcttGGGCTCTGGGGACGAGGGTGGGAAGGAGGGTCTGGTTATTTGTTGTTAAATCAAtacgaaagaaaaaaaaaataaaataaacgaACCAGCAAACCCCCAAGAGAGATGGCGTTGAAGTGAATTCCCAGATCTTGCCTGGTTTCTCCCCACCCCGCGGCCCCAGCTGgcatctccccctccccagcccgtGTGCGTCGGTAGCCTGGCCAACCTCgttcagcagccagcagcaaggaTCCTTCGAACGCTCTGCTCAGCAGATCGGCCCCTTTATCCTTGCCCCTGCTGAAACCGGCACTTAGAAAAACATCGATAATACAGACaccaaaaaatacaaaataaacccGTGCGAGGTGGAGCTACGGTCTGCTACTGAAAGTAGTTTCTCCGATAAATAAACACGAAGCGTAGCGTTAAGGCGAGGCGGGGGGAGGACTGGGAGCTGCGTTTTGGCAGCGAGGGATGGACCCACACCACCCAGCCGGGGGGCTTCCCTCGGGCTGCTGCGGGAAAGGtctcccccagctcctcgcCCTGCCCTGGGGAAGCCAGCGGGGTCTGGGGTGCGGGGAGCGGCCGTGGttcagccccctgcccaccgaGCTGCCGCCCTCCTGCCCTTCTTCGTGGGTTTCGACTGGAGCCGAGGTGCTGCCAGTCCTTCCCGGCGTGGCTAGCCACGAGACGGCCGTCCTGACTcgcaggaaaaaataaaaaaaataaaaggacaaaaagtgAGGGGCAGagtgggggcaggaggaggggggtgTTACGTTTGGCACAGGTGAGAAACAAATCGAGATCTTTGCCGCAGCAAACGGTAGGGAAGCAGACGTCACCCCGAGAGAAGAGCACCATTGTGAAGGCACCACCGCGTCTGGCGTGCGCAGCTGGGAGGCGGCGAGGCGCAGGGGGACGAGCGGCCCGGAGGGGTGTCCTGTCCTACAAAAGGGACTGCTCTGGCCTTACGCTCTCAGGGCAGCCCCCCTCACACCTACCTgccgcctcctgctgccctgccccgtgctgggggccctggaggtgctggagcgtaAAGCTCAGAGTCCCCCTTGTCCACAGGCACCAAACTCCTTCAGGCTTAATAGGGGCAGCTGGGTTAGGGGCACGGGCTTGATCAGCATCGGGGTCAGCGCTCTCTTCTCCGCAACGGGAAGATCCTTGCCCTAAACGCCCTTTGccttggctgcagcaggcactTTGGGGTAAATTCATCTTTCTTTActaggggaaaataaaattgttctcaTCCTCCATCCATGAGAGGTGCCGGCAGTCAGCTCCAGGAGAGTCTCTAGCAATGGTACCGAGACTTGGCcaacttccttttctctctagcCTCTTTCTTGCTACTCTTAGAGCAACCTACAGGGATTTCTGCCTCCCGGGAGCACGAAGGCTTTGGCTCATCCCAGGGACACTGGAGTGAGTCCCTCCTCTTCCCTTGCTGGTTTCGAAGGGCTTGGCCCCAGAGCGAACCGGTTACCGATGATGAGCGCAGAGAGAAAAGTGCACGAAGGGGGGGTCCATTGGTGGGAAGCTCTCCTTCTTGGTCACGCTCAGCACGATGGATGcgagggaggaagaggaggggagtcAGCGGCGAAGGCAGAGTTAACGCAGGAGACCTGGTGTCGGGCGGCTGCAGTGTTAAAGCCTCGGGGTTAGAGAAAAGAGGGGGCGTTTGGCTCGCTGGGCTCCACCTCGCGGCCTAGAACTTGGTGCCTCGGCCCATCAGCTTGAGGACGGCGAAGTTGTAGGTGGCGGCGATCATGAAGGTGAGCTGCGGGCGGGAGGAGAGTGAgcgaggggaaggaggagaggctCGCTCCAGCCTGGGAGCCGGGGGGAGCCCCCTGCGCACCCCTGcgcccagcaccagcaccccctCAGCACAGTGCCCCGGGGGCCTGCTGCACCGCTGGGACACCGCAGTGCCATTTGTGGGACACTCAGGGGAAGGCACAGGGCTTGGTGCACGGCAGCAGgacctctcccctctcctcgcCTCCTAAAGCCCCTCCGGGCCCCCTCCTGCCACCTCCTTATCACCTGAGCTCGCCGCCTGCACTTATGTGCCAGACGCAAACGACACGAGCACGGGCTCTGTCACGTCCTTGCCCACCACCTCTGACGTCCTCTGCCCCCAAATCCTCGCCGGGCGGAGGAGAACGGCCGGGCAGGGGGAGCACCGACTCACCAGTGAGACCAgcgtggctgcagcccccacaaAGGCCGCGATGAAGAGGTGGAAAGTCATTTGGAACTGCAAGGGAACACAGCGGTGAGCTCCTGGGCTGCCGTTTGCCAGCCGGGGAGGGGAGCGCAGAGGCTGCCACCATCCCCGTGCCACCTGCGGGTCTGCTCAGCCCCACGGGGGGCTTGGGAGGGCGCTGGGCAGGTGCTCACCTCGCTGGTCTTGCAGATGGAGAGCAGGTTGGAGCCGCACACCTTCCCGGGGAAAGCGTTCCAGGGCAGGACGCCTGGGGAGCCGCGGGGAGCGGGGTGAGCCGGGGCACGGACCCCACAGGCCCCCTCCGTCCCCTCTGCGCTCTGCGTCCCTCCCGGCAGCCCCGTTCCCTCGCGGTGCCATGGGAAGGGTGCGGGGGGAGCAgcgcagcccccggggcagcGAAGGCAGCACTCACCGTACATCCTGGCGTCCGCACACAGGGTGCCGATGCTGGCCGAGGTCTTGCTGGGGTTGGCGATGGACTGGCAGGTGGTCCAGGTGTTGAAGTAGATGTAGACCGGCACCGCGGAGCAGGCGAAGACCAGCAGCCAGACGATGGTCAGGACGTAGGTGATGCCCACAAACTGCAAGGGGCAGGACAAGCCGGGGGCACGGCCGCCGTCACCGTGCggccggggatggggacaggggagcGCGAGGGTCcccaggcaggaggggagggcacGGGGCGGGCGAGGGAGCGGGACGCTGCCAGTGCCTGGCTCTGCACCGCCCGCCGAGCCCGGCGCATCCCCCTGCACCCCATGGAGCACCGGCCCGAGCCCGGCTGGCTCTCGGGGACGGTCACACGCACGTGGGGGTGACCGGTGGCAGCGGGACAGCCGCCGCTTCCCGTGCCGAGGGAATCCCACAGCCACGTGCCAGCGGGGCTCGGCCTCTGCGGGAGCGCAGCTGCACACCCCTGGGCTGGGCAACGCggctctcctgccctccctctgccGCGCCACCCCGACCGTCCCCGAAGGGAACCGCAGCCGTCCCCCTCCGCTCCCCGAGGCCACGGGCTGCCCCTGCCAACTTTGTCACAGCTTTGTCACAGCGGACAGGACGGCCCTGGGGACACCGCGCACAGCGGGGCTGGAGAgcctggggctgccagcacgCCCCAACCCTTGCGGGGATGCTCACGGCTCTCTCAGCCGGTGCGTAAACACCGAGAGGTTTGTTTGCAAAATCTGCAGCCGTGCCAGCTGCTTCGGTCCCCGGGGGACACTCCCAGCCTGAGGGAGGGCAGTCGGGCTGTGCTTCCCTTCGGGATGCCCCGAAACCCAGGCGGCCGCCGTCTCCTGCCCTTCGGCCGTGCCGAGCGCGGCGAAGCCGCTGTGGGTGCGCGAAGGGGTGCCGAACCCCGGTTAAGATCACCTTGTCAGGATGTCCTAGCCACTTTCCCAAACACTGACACACCCGCTGCAAAGAGTGAGCTCGCTGGGGGCCTCGCGCTCCCCTCCCTTTCGGGCCCCCGGTTACCGTTGCGCTGAGGCCCTTGCCGCAGATGGTGGTCTTGTAGTCCCCGAAGATTTGCCGCACGGCACCGGTGGTGTAGAAGCCTtcggccagcagcagggctccgtagaggaagaagaaggaggccGTGCCGTAGATGACATACTGAAAAGCGTGGATGCTGCCGGGGAGAGGAGCGGGCAGGGGCGCTCAGGCAGTGCCGGGGTGCCCGACCCAGGCTTGGCAGCCCGCACACCGCCACTTACCCTCCCCGAGCGCTGTGGCCACACACCCCGTGACACCCCAGGGGTGAAGCTGCTGTCCCCAAAGGGACAGTGAGAGGGGTGAGCTGGGGCAGAGCCATGCcacagggggctgcagagcagcaccagcccccCCGTGCCCTCCATACCTACCCGGTGCGGCCGTCCTGCCCGTGCCGTGGCACCTAGCGAGGTCAGATAAGAACAGGAGTGAAAAGGAAACGAGCGGCCGTggagccctgccctgcagccacgGCACCGGTGTGAGGCTGCCCCGGGGCAAACACAGCCCGGGGTGTCCAGCGGTGGCACCGGCCACAACCCAGAGGGTGACAGCAGCGAGCGGAGCCCCGGCCGCCTCCTCGCGGCACGGAGCACGACGGAGACGCGAGGAGCCCCGCGAGGCGGCGGGCAGGGTACTTACACATCGATGAGATACTCATAGTCCTGGTAGTTTTTGGAGAAGTAGGTCTCGATCAGCTGCTCGGTGCCTGTCAGGGCTTCGTGCCCGCAGCCGCAGAACAGCGCTACCCCGAAGAAGCAGAGGCCGGTGGCCACCAGCGAGGCGAAGGGTGCCCCGATGAGGCATCGTGCGCAGCACTCCAGCAGACCTGCCGGTGGGAGAGGGGTTTTTGGAGGACAGCAGGCACGGGGACGATAAAGGGATGGAGCAGAAATGCCGCCTtgtggtgctggggagcaggctCAGGTTTGTACCCCCCCCACTCCCTGCTTGTGCCTCGAATGCCAAAAAGGCGCTCGGGTGCCTGCCCCCCCTGGCCTGGCACCGCTGGAAGCGTTCCCAAACCCacgctcccccccctccccagaccCCGCAGCAGCTCTCCCTTCCCTCGAGGACAAGGGAGCCTTGGGCCCCGCAGCGATGCCCTCCCCTCCGCGCAGAGCAAGGTCGCGCGGTGGCACCGAGGACAATGGGGAATTGTCCCGGCACGGCCCCCCCTGCGGCCACCCCGGGCCGAGAGCAAACAGGGAACAAAGGCAGCGCTGTGGgggtgctgggaccccccccgcCTGTTTGCCTTGGACAGGGCAGGCGTGGGCACAGCGGGACCAAGGGGGGGGTCCCGCTGTCAGCCCCGGCTCTTCCCACGGTGATGCTCCCTGAATTTCATCGGGTCCGTGGggagggctgtgctggcaccaaccaaccttttccttttttttttttccctttttccttttttttttccagcctaaatgCCAGCCAGGGAACATCGAGGCAGGCAggtgccccggggctggggctggcgaGCGGCCCCACGGATGTGGCAGGGCCTGGCAGggctccccccaaaaaaatccccGGCCCCGCAGGCTGCgggaagctgctgctgcgatggggaagggaaaggaggggaagggaggagagaaaggagagaaagggcCCTTGTGTGGCACAATCCCGGGTCCTGTGCCTTGGCTCAGCCGCTGCGGGGCCACAGGGTAcccacagggatggggacgAGCCATAATTATTGCCTCTGGTGCTAATGGGGGGACCCCGGCggcccagggctgcaggcacacaagCGGCACGAGTTGTGGCAGGGCTCAGCCCGGGCGGGAGCTCTCAGCTCTCCaacctggggctgcaggggtggtggGACGTGTCCCGGGAGGCAGAACGGGGCCGGGAATCGGTGTGGGGAAGCAAGACCCCGTCCCCGCCACCCGGAGGCTTTCTCCCCGCAGGTTGCCACCCGCGGGGACCTGCGTGCCCGTGGCCTGCTGGTGCCGGGGGCGGGTTTGGTGGTGCCTTTCTGCTCCAGGAGCGTGCCACCGGCACCGTGGGGCAGCTGTCCCCATGTGCAgcccccccctgtccccccatACTCACCCATGGTGCCGGACTCGGTCCGCTCCCCGTGCGCTCAGCTGCCTGGGCTCTGTCTGCAGCTGGGACCAGCCCTCGCCTCTCCTGGCAGTCCCTCGCCCTGTACCGTGCCCTCTGGGTGCCTGTCCCCCTCTCCAGCAAAGAAAAGGGCTCTCTGCGTGACAGCCACCCCCCTTAAAGGGACAAgcccccgtccctccccgccccggcccccccggcagCACCCCTTGGCTGCCAGCCCCTCGGTGCTGCGTGGGCACGGCAGCGGCGCGCAGggctggcggggggggggaggctttGCAATAGGAAAAAAGCAGcttgggggggtgtgggggtgatGGGTGGCCCCTCTGCGGTGGCTCTGGGGACCCCCAAGCCCACCTGGGCTGAGGTTGCTGCTGGCTGAGCCCCGCAGCAGTGAGGgaggtgatggggggggggtccctctgcctccccctggcccccccagcccaggcaccTGCTCCCAGCCTCGGTGCTCCGGGTGTTTGCTCTGTTTGGGTGGGAATCCTGCTGGTAGGGGCAATGC belongs to Anas acuta chromosome 13, bAnaAcu1.1, whole genome shotgun sequence and includes:
- the PLP1 gene encoding myelin proteolipid protein isoform X2, producing the protein MGLLECCARCLIGAPFASLVATGLCFFGVALFCGCGHEALTGTEQLIETYFSKNYQDYEYLIDVIHAFQYVIYGTASFFFLYGALLLAEGFYTTGAVRQIFGDYKTTICGKGLSATFVGITYVLTIVWLLVFACSAVPVYIYFNTWTTCQSIANPSKTSASIGTLCADARMYGVLPWNAFPGKVCGSNLLSICKTSEFQMTFHLFIAAFVGAAATLVSLLTFMIAATYNFAVLKLMGRGTKF
- the PLP1 gene encoding myelin proteolipid protein isoform X1, which encodes MGLLECCARCLIGAPFASLVATGLCFFGVALFCGCGHEALTGTEQLIETYFSKNYQDYEYLIDVIHAFQYVIYGTASFFFLYGALLLAEGFYTTGAVRQIFGDYKTTICGKGLSATVTGGPKGRGARGPQRAHSLQRVCQCLGKWLGHPDKFVGITYVLTIVWLLVFACSAVPVYIYFNTWTTCQSIANPSKTSASIGTLCADARMYGVLPWNAFPGKVCGSNLLSICKTSEFQMTFHLFIAAFVGAAATLVSLLTFMIAATYNFAVLKLMGRGTKF